A stretch of Panthera tigris isolate Pti1 chromosome E2, P.tigris_Pti1_mat1.1, whole genome shotgun sequence DNA encodes these proteins:
- the ZNF23 gene encoding zinc finger protein 23 isoform X6, with translation MLENYGNVASLGFSLLKPAVILQLEGAGELGDPSPLVAGTEIGSQGVWTVDIESQTDNKLTKEIYKEKHNTSFELQRDFSQETDFSEACILEKQQEVHLVGSMKKENSSIIDATVKDNTSPVEECFFSQSPDFFHCHTVTTGQQPLEHMGLEKGFSFDTKLIQHELINSGERTFKCEELVETFRCNSQHQNNYTGGKPYQCKECGKAFSVNAKLIWHQRLHSGEKPFKCVECGKSFSYSSHYITHQTIHSGEKPYQCKVCGKAFSVNGSLNRHQRIHTGEKPYQCKECGNGFSCSSAYITHQRVHTGEKPYECTDCGKAFNVNAKLIQHQRIHTGEKPYECNACGKGFRCSSQLRQHQSIHTGEKPYQCKECGKAFSNNAKLIQHQRIHTGEKPYECTECGKAFSVKGKLIQHQRIHTGEKPYGCNECGKAFRCNSQLRQHLRIHTGEKPYECNECGKAFNVNAKLMQHQRIHTGEKPFECNECGKCFTSKRNLLDHHRIHTGEKPYQCKECGKAFTINAKLTRHQRIHTGEKPFKCMECEKAFSCSSDYIVHQRIHTGEKPFQCKECGKAFHVNAHLIRHQRSHTGEKPFRCVECGKGFSYSSDCIIHQTVHTWKKPFVCNVCGKAFRFSFQLSQHQSVHGEGKS, from the exons ATGCTGGAGAATTATGGAAATGTGGCCTCCCTGG GATTTTCGCTTCTCAAACCTGCTGTGATATTGCAACTAGAGGGAGCAGGTGAGCTGGGGGACCCATCTCCACTGGTGGCTGGAACAGAAATAGGCTCCCAGGGTGTCTGGACTG tagatATTGAGAGCCAGACTGACAATAAGTTGACaaaggaaatatataaagaaaaacacaatacaTCATTTGAACTTCAGAGGGACTTTTCCCAGGAAACAGACTTTTCAGAAGCCTGTATTCTAGAGAAACAGCAGGAAGTCCATTTAGTAGGAagcatgaagaaagaaaacagcagcaTCATTGATGCAACGGTGAAAGACAACACCAGCCCCGTGGAGGAATGTTTCTTTAGTCAGAGTCCAGACTTCTTTCATTGTCACACCGTCACCACTGGACAGCAGCCCCTTGAACATATGGGATTGGAGAAAGGCTTCAGCTTTGATACAAAACTTATTCAGCATGAACTAATTAATTCTGGGGAAAGAACTTTTAAATGTGAAGAATTAGTGGAAACCTTCAGGTGTAACTCTCAGCATCAAAACAACTACACTGGGGGAAAGCCCTATCAGTGTAAGGAGTGTGGCAAAGCCTTTAGCGTTAATGCAAAATTAATTTGGCATCAAAGGCTTCATAGCGGGGAGAAGCCCTTCAAATGTGTGGAGTGTGGGAAAAGCTTCAGTTACAGTTCCCATTATATCACACATCAGACCATCCACAGCGGGGAGAAGCCCTATCAGTGTAAGgtgtgtgggaaagccttcagcgTTAATGGGAGTCTGAACAGGCATCAGAGAATCCATACAGGGGAGAAGCCCTATCAGTGCAAGGAGTGTGGAAACGGCTTCAGCTGCAGTTCCGCATATATCACACATCAGAGAGTCCACACTGGGGAGAAGCCTTATGAGTGCACCGACTGTGGGAAAGCTTTCAATGTTAATGCCAAATTAATTCAACatcagagaatccacactggagagaaaccttatgaatgtaatgCGTGTGGGAAAGGCTTCAGGTGCAGTTCCCAGCTTAGGCAGCATCAGAGCATCCACACTGGGGAGAAGCCTTATCAGTGTAAGGagtgtggaaaagccttcagtAATAATGCAAAACTCATTCAGCATCAAAGAATCCACACAGGTGAGAAACCCTATGAGTGTactgaatgtggaaaagcctttagtGTCAAAGGGAAGTTAATCCAGCACCAGAGAATCCACACGGGTGAGAAACCCTATGGTTGTAAcgagtgtgggaaagccttcaggtGTAACTCTCAGCTGCGGCAGCATCTGAGAATCCACACCGGGGAGAAGCCTTATGAGTGTAATGAGTGTGGAAAGGCCTTCAACGTTAATGCAAAACTAATGCAACATCAGAGGAttcacactggggagaaaccctTTGAATGTAATGAGTGTGGGAAATGCTTTACTTCTAAAAGAAACCTACTTGATCATCATCGAATCCATACTGGAGAAAAGCCTTAtcaatgtaaggaatgtgggaaagccttcactATCAATGCCAAACTAACTAGGCATCAGAGAATAcacactggggagaaaccttTCAAATGTATGGAATGTGAAAAAGCATTTAGCTGTAGTTCTGACTATATTGTACATCAGAGgatccatactggagagaaaccctttCAATGTAAGGAGTGTGGAAAAGCCTTCCATGTTAATGCCCATTTAATTCGGCATCAGAGAAGccacactggggagaaaccctTTAGATGTGTGGAGTGTGGAAAAGGGTTCAGCTATAGTTCTGATTGTATAATACATCAGACTGTCCATACTTGGAAGAAACCCTTCGTGTGTAATgtgtgtgggaaagccttcaggtTTAGTTTCCAACTTAGTCAGCATCAAAGTGTCCATGGTGAAGGCAAATCTTAA